A window of Thiocapsa bogorovii genomic DNA:
GGCGCTCAACAGGAGGTCGCCGTCGACGCACGGATCATCAGCGCCAGTCATCGCGATCTCAACCTGGAGGTCGACAAGGGACACTTCAGGCAAGATCTGTTTTATCGCATCAACGTCATCGAGCTGCGCATGCCCGCGCTGCGCGAGCGCCCCCGCGACATCCCCGCTCTGGCGGAACGGATGCTGTTGCGAATCGCTCGGCATCATAAGGGCCAGCCCGCCATGACCCTGTCGGAGGACGCCGTCGACGCCTTGATGGACTACGGCTTTCCGGGCAACGTGCGCGAGCTCGAAAACATCCTGGAGCGCGCGACCGCACTCTGCGAAGGATCGGTCATCGAGGTCGGGGATCTCTATCTGCCGCAGGCCGACGGCCCGGCGCCACCCGCCCGCGCACAGATCGACGACAGTGTTCCGCTGGAGGATTATCTCGGCGAGATCGAGAAGAAGGCGATCCTCGACGCCCTCGACGAGACGCGTTGGAACCGCACCGCCGCGGCAAAGAAACTGGGGATGACCCTGAGATCACTGCGTTATCGTCTCGCCAAGCTCGGCATCGAATAGCCGATCGCATGCCGCGAGCGGACCGAACATGACACCCTCCGATTTCGACCCGAAACACCCCGACCCGGCCCACGACCCCTTCGTGGACTGGGTGCGCCAGGCCACACCCTACATCCACGCGCATCGCGGTCGCACCTTCGTGATTGTCTTCGGCGGCGAGGCGGTCGCGGATCCGCGCTTCCCGGATTTGGTCCACGATATCGCCCTGCTGCACGGGCTCGGCATTCGGCTGGTCCTGGTCCACGGCGCGCGCCCCCAGATCGAGGCACGCCTCGCCGGTCGCGGTGCACAGCTGCGCTACGTCAACGGGCTGCGCATCACGGATCAGACCGCGCTGGCCTGTGTGAAGGAGGCCGCCGGGGTGGTCCGGGTCGAGATCGAGGCACTGCTCTCGCTCGGGCTCGCCAACTCGCCGATGGCGGGCGTGCGCATCCCCGTCGTCTCGGGAAACTTCGTCACGGCGCGACCTCTGGGCGTGATCGACGGGGTCGACTACGCCCATACCGGGGCGGTGAGACGGATCGACCGTCAGACGCTGCGTGCGGTCCTCGACCAGGGCGCGGTCGCACTGATGCCGCCGCTGGGTTATTCGCCGACCGGCGAGGTCTTCAATCTCAGCTCGGCGGACGTCGCGCGCGGCGCAGCCGTCGCGCTCGGTGCCGACAAGCTGATCTTTCTCACCGAGGATCCTGCAGGGGATGCCTCCCTGGAAGGCGAGATGCGGGACCTATCTCAGGATGTGCTCGGGCCCAACCTCCTGGCCCGCGACATCGACGCCCTGCTCGCCGCCTCGAGCGAGATCCCCGAGGACGTCGCCCAGTGCCTGCGCGCAGGCGCCGAGGCTTGCCGCAACGGCATCCGCCGCGTACATCTCGTGCGACGGCGGCGCGGGGGTGCGCTGCTGCGCGAGCTCCTCACACCCGACGGCAGCGGCACCCTGATCTCCGCAGAACCCTACGAGGAGCTGCGCCCGGCGCGTATCGACGATGTCACGGGGATCCTCGAGCTGCTCCGTCCGCTGGAAGAGCGCGGCGTGCTGGTTCGGCGCTCGCGCGAGCGCTTGGAGACCGAGATCGACCGTTTCTTTCTGACCGAGCGCGACGGATTGATCACGGCCTGCGCGGCGCTCTATCCTTATCCGACCGCAGGGATGGCGGAGTTGGCCTGCGTCGCCGTCCATCCGGATTATCGAGCGAGCGGACGCGGCGATCGACTGCTCGCACATATGGAAAACATCGCCCGCGCCGGCGGCATCGCGTCCCTGTTCGTCCTCACCACCCAAACCGCACATTGGTTTCGAGAGCGCGGGTTCGAGCCGGGATCGCTCGGCGCCTTGCCGATGGAGCGGCAAGCCCTGTACAACTTCCAGCGGAGCTCGCAGGTCTACATCAAGACCCTTTAAATCGCGTCCACCACCAGATGCGCGGCTTCGATATCGGCTCGGCCGTCGAGCGCGTCTCGATGCGCTTGACCCAACGCGATTTCGATTTCCGAGGATATTCCATTTTCCAGACTTCGGCTGCGGAGCCGTCACCTGTTCAGGCGATGGCCGAGCCGTTCTTTTGTGACCAGATCATGACAATGTCGACCCCGATAATGACCACACCAGCACGAATCCCCGGCCATTCGGAGCAACGGTGGTTTTTGAGACCCCTCGGATTGCTTCCGTTCCTCCTGGTTTCCTCGATGATGCTCGCGGGCGACGCGCCCGCGGCCGAGCCGACGCCGGCCGGGTCGATCCCGACCGCACCGGCAACCAGCAGCGACGGCTTGCCGTCGGTCGACCAAATCGAGGCCAAGATCGCCGAGGTGGCGGCTGATACGGCACTCGACGAGGCCGGCAAGGCGGCTTTGACCGAGCAGTATCGGCGGGCACTGGCAAACCTCGAGGCGACCCGGACCTTCGATAAACAGGCCAACGATTTCGCCAAGGCGCTGACGACGGCACCCGCGGAAACCACAGCGATCCGGGAACGACTGGCGCAACGCGAGCAGGGCGCGAGCGAGCCCGACGAGATTCCGAAGGATCTTCCGAAGGAAGAGATCGCGCGGCGCCTGAGCATCGTACTCGCCGACGCGACCGCACAGGAGACGCGAGTCGGCGAGCTCGACAAGGCGATCGAGCGCAACGCGGGCCGACCCGCCGCCATCCGCGCACGCCTGTCGGATGTGAAGACAGCGCTCGGCGAGATCGATACCGAACTGAACCAACCCACCAGCGCCGACGCGGACGCCGCGTCGGTCGAAGCACGCCAATGGGCGCTCGAAACCCGTCGAGCGTCGCTCTGGGCCGAGACGCGTATGCTCGAGCAGGACCTGCTGAGTCAGTCCGCGCGCGAAGCATTGAACCGCGCTAAACGAGAGGAAGCTGTCCTGGAGTGGGAGACCCTTCAAGCCCGGCAGCGCCAGCTCGAGGAGCTGCAAAACCAGCGACGTCGCGACGAGGCGGAGGCGGCGCAGCGGGAATCCGAGCGTGCAAAGATCGCGGCCTCGGACAAGCATGCCCTGGTGCAGGAGGCAACCCGGGAGAACGCCGAAATCACGACATCCATGGGCGATCTGGCCCGCGATCTCGATGCCCTCGCCCTTGAGATCGAGACCCTCGAGGCCGAACGCAAACGGGTAGAGCAGGATTTCAAGGCGGCGCAGGAACGCATCGAGGCCGCCGGTCTCAGCAAGGCGCTCGGTCAGGTTCTGGTCGAGCGGCGCGACGAGATTCCCGACCAGCGGAGGCTGCGCGGGGAGATCGAAGATCGCGAAGAGAAGATCGCCGAGGCCACACTTCGACAGATCCTCTACCGCGAGGAGCAACGTCAGCTGCGCGATCTCGATGCCTATCTCGACGAGCTCACCACGCGTGATCCAACCGCGCAGGCCCCGGAGGTCCGCGAGCAACTCAAGGAGGCACTCGAGCAAAGACGCCGCTTGATCACACAGGCACTGAGCGTCGAGGACGACTACATCCGCCAGCTCGGCGAGTTGAACTATGCCGCCGACCAGCTCATTCAAACCGCCGAGCGTTACGACGACTATCTTGCCGAGCGGTTGCTGTGGGTACGCAGCACCCTCCCGGTCGGCATCGAGACCCTCGTCACGCTGCCCTCTGCCATCGGCTGGCTCGTCGCGCACGAGCATTGGGTCGAGGTCACAAAGGTACTGACGCACGCGGGGGTGCACTCGCCGCTGCTCTGGGGTCTATTGCTCGTTGTCGTCGTCCTGTTCTGGAAGCTTTCGGCGCTGCGGCGCGCGATCCGCGCCACGGCCGAACCGCTGCGCAGGATCCGAACGGATCGCCTGCGCTATACCGGCAAGGCTATCGGCCTGAGCCTTTTGGCGGCACTCCCCATACCGCTCCTGCTGTGCCTGATCGGACTGCCGCTGTCGACGTCCATCAACGCCACCGGCTTCACGCGCGCGCTTGGGTCGGCCCTGATCGCCGCCTCCGTCGGTCTGTACTATCTGCGTGCTTTCCGAACGCTCTGCATCACCGGAGGGGTCGCCGACCGACACTTTCGCTGGAGCCAAGAAACCCTTCAGCGGCTCAGACGCGAGTTTGATTGGTTCAGCATCTTCATCGTACCGGTCGCCCTGACGGCCATGGTGCTCTACAACGACAGCGATCCGGCCTTCAGCGGCAGTCTCGGACGCCTGGCGATGATCGTGACCATGGTGGGATTCTCCGTCTTCTTCGCGCGCCTATTGAGCCCCGCGAAGGGTGTCGTGAAACCGTTCCTCGCGGCGTCCCCGAACGGTTGGTTCAACCGCTTGCGTCTCATTTGGTTTCCGGTGATCGTCGGCGCGCCGCTCGGGTTGGCGGTGCTCGCGCTGCTGGGCTATGTCTACACGGCCGGCGTGCTCTTCGAGTCGCTGGTCCAACAGACCTGGCTTGCGCTTGCATTGATCGTGCTGCATCAGGTCATCGTGCGATGGCTGATCGTCACGCGGCGACGCTTGGCGCTGACGGCAGCCGTCGAGCGTGCGAGCGCGCGCCGTGCGCAAAACGAGGCCGAGCGTAAAGAGACCGCTCAGGCGCCCTCGGAGCTGCAGGTCGACGAGCCGGAGCCGAATCTCGCCGCACTCGACGAGCAAACCCGACGCCTGATCAATGCCTCGGTGTTCTTCACCGCATTGCTGGGGGTGTGGCTGACCTGGTCGGATGTCCTGCCGGCTCTGTCCATGCTCGAGCGCATCCCGCTGTGGTATTACGAGGGAATGGTCGACGGCGTCGCCCAACCGGTCCCGGTGACGGCGGCCAACCTCGGCCTGGTGCTGTTGATCCTCTTCGTTGCGACAGCTGCCGCCAAGAACCTCCCTGCCCTGTTGGAAATCCTGCTGCTTCAGACCGAATCCGTCTCGGCGGGCGGGCGTTATGCGATCAAGACCCTGGTCAGCTACGGCATTACGGTCGCTGCCTTCCTGCTCGCGTTCAGCACGCTCGGACTGAACTGGGGGCAGGTGCAATGGCTCGTCGCGGCGCTGGGCGTCGGTATCGGGTTCGGCCTTCAGGAGATCGTGGCGAACTTCATCAGCGGCATCATCATCCTGTTCGAACGCCCGGTGCGCGTCGGCGACATCGTTACCATCGGCGATACGACCGGCGTGGTCACCAACATCCAGATCCGCGCAACCACTATCCGTAACTGGGACAGGCAGGAACTCCTGGTACCCAACAAGGAGTTTATTACCGGCCGGTTGTTGAACTGGAGTCTGACCGATCAACAAAACCGCATCACGATCCCGATCGGCATCGAATACGGAAGCGACACGCGCAAGGCGCTGAGCATCCTCGCGCAGATCGCCAAACAGCATGAGCGGGTACTCGATGATCCCGCTCCCTTGATCAGCTTCGAGGGGTTCGGCGACAACGCCCTGACCATCGTGCTGCGGTGCTATCTCAACGCGCTCGAGGGTCGGATCGGCGTCGCCACCGAGCTACACCAAGCGATCTACGATCGGTTCAAGGAGGAGGGGATCGGTATGGCGTTCCCGCAACGCGATGTCCATCTTTCGCTGCGCGAGCCCTTGGATATTCGTTTGGATCCCGCCGTTCGCGACGCGGTTCGGGCGGCGTCACCGGTCCGGCAAGGCGGATCTTGAGCAGGCCCGCCTCCCGGGCGGGCCATCGGCATCAGCCCAGTTCGTCGAACTCGGGGTCTTCGAGAAGCTCGCGAAGCCGTTTGATTTCGCGCATATGCTCGATCCGACGACGCACCGCAAGGTTCGCCGCGGGGGCGCGCGAATCGGGGCCGGTCATCGACGGTACACGTTCGTTGGCGTCCTCGCCATAGCTGCTCTCGTTGTCCATCATCTCGGCTACCTCGGGTCACACCATCACAAGGGAAGATTCGGCGCTCTTTAATGCAAAGAAGAGCCGCCGTCAAGTATTAGTTTGATGCTTGCCTCGAACAGCGGTGCATCACGCTCGGCAACTTGACCCTGGAGTCGGTGCGGATCGAGTTGCCCCGAGCCACCGCGGGCCTCAAGATACCGGGCTGACACCGAATCGGTTCGGAGCGAAGAGGAGACCCTACGTTGAACGAGCGTGTAATCCTGGTCTGGGACCTACCGACCCGACTCTTTCACTGGCTCCTTGTGTTGCTTGTCGCGGCGTCGTTCGTGACCGGCCTGCAAGGCGGGAATCTGATGGTTTGGCACGGCCGCATCGGTCTTGTGATCCTGGGCCTGCTGGCCTTTCGCCTCGCCTGGGGCGTCCTGGGGTCGACCTATGCGCGATTCGGGCATTTCGTGCGCGGACCGGGCGAGGTCATCGACTACCTGCGCGGTCGCTGGCGAGGGCTCGGACACAGCCCATTGGCGGCCCTTTCCGTGCTCGCATTGATCGGCTTACTGCTGTTTCAGTCGATCAGCGGCCTCATGAGCAATGACGATATCGCCTTCAGAGGCCCCCTCTACGACCTGGTCTCCAAAGCAACCAGCAACTGGCTGACCGGGTTGCACCGCCAGAACATCTGGTTGATCGGCGGGCTCGTCGCACTGCACGTCTGCGCGGTTCTCTTCTACACGCTGCTGCGCAAGGACGACCTCATCCGTCCGATGATCCACGGCCGCAAGCGCGTCTCGGGCGCGGCCGCGAAACCGGCGACCGGAGGCGGCTGGATCGCCCTTCTCGCGGCATTGGCCGTTGCCTTCACCGCCGTGTGGATCGCCGACGGAGGGCTTCTTCCGCCACCCCCGCCGCCTCCGCCCCCCGGCAGCATTCCGACGTGGTAACCGCCGTCGACACTCAAAGACGCGGCCGTCACTGCCAATTGAGTTGCTCGGCGACCGATGTTCTGGTACTTAAGCGTGTTTTTCGCGGCAGGCCCGGCCAGCCGTATCGGGCGCATGCCATCCACGACAAGAGCCTTCGGGAGTACATTCATGGCCGAAGCGAACGCCACTCAAGCCAACACAGCCGAGTTCGAGCCCTACCGACAAGGCACGGACGAGGACTATATGAGTCCCGAGCAGGAGGCGCATTTCCGCGAGATTCTCCTCGCCTGGAAAAAATCCCTCATGGAAGAGGTCGACCGAACCGTACACCACATGCAGGACGAGGCCACCAACTTCCCCGACCCCAACGATCGCGCCACGCAGGAGTCCGAGTTCAGCCTGGAGCTGCGCACCCGCGATCGCGAGCGCAAGCTGATCAAAAAGATCGACGAGGCGCTGGGTCGGATCGACGACCACGACTACGGCTTCTGCGAAGCGTGCGGGGTCGAGATCGGCATCCGACGTCTCGAGGCTCGGCCGACCGCCACACTCTGCATCGACTGCAAGACACTCGACGAGATCCGAGAACGGCAGCGAGGATGATCGATTGCGCAGGACGCCGCTCTCGGTCGTGACGCCGATGCGCGCTCCCGCGGATCCCGGTCCGAGCAGCGATCCCGGGAAGGCCGCGTATCGCGGCCGCTTCGCGCCCTCCCCGACCGGCCCGCTCCATCTCGGCTCGCTCCTCGCCGCCGTGGCCAGCTACGCTGACGCCCGCGCAAACCGAGGCATCTGGCTGGTGCGGATGGAAGACCTCGACCGCGCGCGCGAGGTTCCCGGGGCGTCCGACCTGATCTTAAGAACCCTGAGCGCATTCGGTTTCGAATGGGACGAAGCCGTGGTCATCCAAAGCCGTCGCACCGACGCCTACCGAGACGCACTCGACACACTCAAGGCCCTGGATCTGACCTATCCGTGCGGATGCAGCCGCACCGAGGTTGCTCGAGCCGGGCGCTCGGGACCGGAGGGGCCCGTCTACCCCGGCACCTGCCGCGCGGGTCTTGCCCTCGGGCGGCGTGCCCGCACCGAGCGCTTCCGCACCCCGCCCGGCGCACTCGGCTTCGAAGACCGAATCCAGGGGCGACAGCAGCAGAAGGTCGATGAAGCGGTCGGCGACTTCGTGCTGCGGCGCGCCGACGGCATCCACGCCTACCAACTCGCTGTCGTCGTCGACGATGCCCTTCAAGGGATCACCCAAGTGGTGCGCGGCGCGGACCTGCTGCTCTCGACGCCTCGCCAGATCCTGCTGCAACGCGCCTTAGGGTTCAGTCAACCCGGCTACGCGCATGTCCCTCTGGTCTTGGACGCGGCGGGCCGAAAGCTCAGCAAATCACTGGCTGCCGCACCCGTGGATGCGCGCGATCCGCTTCCCGCCTTGCGTGCAGCCTGGACCCTGCTAGGTCAGACCCCGCCGCCCGCGGATCTTCACATCGATGCCTTTTGGACGTGGGCCATCGCCGAGTGGAGGATCGCGCGCATCCCGGCCAAGACCTCGGCGGAATACCCGAGCGCCGCATCGCCGCGGACGCGTGAGCCCTTCGCGCGCCCCTCGACCCCGAGACACCCCGATGGCCCTCAATGCAACCGTTTTCAAAGCGCAGATCCAGATCAACGACATGGACCGTCATTATTACGAGGCCCACACCCTGACGCTGGCCCGGCATCCGTCGGAGACCGATGAGCGGATGATGGTGAGGCTCCTCGCCTTCGCCCTGCATGCCGACCCGCAGCTTGCCTTCACCAAGGGGCTGAGTGCGGATGATGAGCCGGATCTCTGGCAGCGCAGCCTGAGCGGCGAGATCGAGTGCTGGATCGAGGTGGGTCAACCCGACGAGCGGCGCCTGCGGAGAGCAAGCGGACGCGCTCGCGAGGTGGTGGTGATGACCTACTCCGGGCGCGCGGCCGATCTTTGGTGGCAGCAGAACAGCGCCGGTCTGGAGCGCCTTCGCAACCTTCGGGTTGTCGATCTGAACAGCAGCGAGAGTCAGGCACTGAGCCGCTTGGTCGAGCGCTCGATGGATCTACAGTGCACCATCGACGGCGGCGAGGTTTGGATCGGCAATGAGCGGGAGACGGTCGCCCTGTCTCCACGCCTGCTCCAGGTCTGAACTCAAGCGCGCCCGGCGCGGTATGGGGTGTTTTCGGATGGGATCGGACTCGGCAGCTTTGACGACCGCTGGAGTCGGCGCGGTTTGAGGTACTAAAAAATAAATCATTTTATACCGCGTCCCCGCCAAGGGCCGTGGATATACCAAACCTCGAACTTACTCGAAAGTTTGCATTTCGCTCTGGACGCGGTTTAAACAGGGCGGGGCAGGCCGGAGCACGCAGGCTCCGGGCACGACCCCGAAGAGCCGTCGAGAGTCCGGCTGCCGGCGCCTCGCGATGCTACTGCTGGCCGAAGGCCCGCAGATAGGCCGAGAAGCGCTCCCCGACCTCAGGATGCGCCAGACCGAACTCGACGTTGGCCTGGAGATAGCCGAGCTTGCTGCCGCAATCGTAACGCTTGCCCTGGAAGGGATAAGCGATCACCGGCTCGTCCTTGAGGAGCGCGGCGATGGCATCGGTCAATTGGATCTCTCCGCCGGCTCCTTCCTGGGTCTGTTCGAGCTTCTCGAAGATCTTGGGCGTCAGCAGATAGCGCCCGACGACCGCAAGATTCGATGGCGCATCGGCCGGTGCCGGCTTCTCCACGATCCCCACGACCCGCAGCTCTCCGTCCGGACCGGACTCGACCTTCACGATGCCGTACTTGTTGGTTTCCTCTCGCGGGACCTCCTGGACACTCAGCACGCTGCAGCCGAACCGCTCGTAAACCTCGGCCATCTGCTCCACCACGCCCTTGCCTTGCGAGCGGATCAGGTCGTCGGCCAGCAAGACGGCAAAGGGCTCACTCCCCACGACGGACTTGGCGCAGAGGACGGCGTGCCCGAGACCGAGCGCCTCGGCTTGGCGCACGTAGATGCAGGTCACGCTCGGCGGCATGACGTTCTGAACGATGTCCAGGAGTTGCAGTTTTCCGGCACTCTTGAGCTCGGACTCGAGCTCGTAGGCCTTGTCGAAATGATCTTCGATCGAGCGCTTGTTGCGCCCGGTGATGAAGACCAGCTGAGTCGCCCCGGCGTCCTCCGCCTCCTCCGCCGCATACTGGATCAGCGGCTTGTCGACGATCGACATCATCTCCTTAGGGCTTGCCTTGGTGGCCGGAAGGAACCGGGTCCCGAGTCCGGCGACCGGGAACACTGCCTTTCGAATCTTCGCCATCGCGTCTTCTCCTTCAGGATCGATCAATAGTGAGCGGACAGCTCGGACGAACGCCGAGATGGATGTTGAGACGGGTCATGCCCGGGTCTGGAGCGCATCAGTCCACGAGCGAATCCTCGATGGCCTGCAACGCAGCCAAGGGATCCTTTGCCGCCGTGATCGGGCGCCCGATGACCAGGTCGTCCGCACCGGCTGCGAGGGCGTCGCGTGGCGTCATCACGCGCACCTGGTCACCGAGCGACGTACCGGCTGGTCTGACCCCCGGCGTCACCAGTCGAAAATCGGGGCCCTGTGCGGCACGAACCGCAGCCGCCTCCAAGGGCGAGCAAACGACCCCGTCGAGACCTGCGGCATGCCCGAGCGCGGCAAGTTGGACGACCCGCTCGCCCGGCTCGCCCGGACATCCGACAGCGATCAGATCCTCCCGGCTTAGACTGGTGAGCAGGGTCACTCCGATCAGCAACGGCCGACTCGACATGGCATCGAGCCGAGTGCGCGCCGCCTGGATCATTCCGGCCCCGCCCGAGATGTGCAGGTTCACCATCCAGACCCCGAGATCCGCAGCTGCAGCACAAGCCCCGGCCACTGTGTTGGGGATATCGTGAAACTTTAGATCGAGAAAGACATCGAAACCGCGCAACTGCAACGCCTCGACGAATGCCGGCCCGCATCGGGTGAAGAGCTCCTTGCCGACCTTCAGCCGGCAGCGCGTCGGATCGAGCCGCTCGACCAGGGACACCGCTTGGGCCTCGCTCGCGAAGTCGAGCGCGACAATGATGCGTTTGGCTGACGTCACGGCCGGTCCTCGGGTGCATCGTCAATGTTTCGGGCGGGGTTGTTTTCCCAAGTCGACGGCTGAGTCTCGTTCAACGACCTTCGGTCGGTGCGAGACGCGCCGAGCTCGCAAGCCGCGACAAACATCACAGGCATCATTGCGGACCGGCCCCCGACAGGGTCAGGCGAGTCGCCGCTCATGCAGCACCTCCTCTCCGATGATCGGCTCCGGCTGAACAGGAACGACACTCCCCCAGCATCGGCAGCTGGGACACTGCCAATGCAGCGAGCGCGCCTCGAAACCGCAGTGGTCGCAACGATAAATCGCCTGCCCGGCGAGCAAGTGCCGCGTCACGTCCAAAGCGACACGCATACGCTCGACGGTCAAACCCTGCCCCTGGGACGGACTCTCGACCTGAAGCGCAAGGAGGCGCTCGAGCGCCGCTAAATCCGCATGCTTGGAGAGGTAACGCGTCAGTAGATCCATGGCCGCCTCCTTGCCGCGGCTCTGGGCCACGACATCACCGAGACTCAGGATCAGGGCCGGACTCGAATGCCGCTGCGCCAGGTCCTCCAAGACCGCCGGGGCATCCTCGCGTCCGAGCCGCCGCAAGGCGTCGATCAGCTCGGGCAGGATCTCCGGGACATAGGACGCGCGTTGCTCCGCGACATGCAAAAAAAGTGCAAGGGCGCGCTCCGGTGCACCGTCTTCCAATGCAGCACGACCCTCCAGCATGGTCGCACGGACACACTCGGGATCGGCCTCCCGCGCCAGGCTGAGTTGGACCATCGCACGCGCAGCATCGCCGCAGCGCCTTGCATCTTCGGCGAGCTCGCAGTGGTAGTGGCCGATCGCGACCTTGACGGACGGGTCGTTCGCAGGCTCGAGCAGCTCGGCGACCTCCAGGCAGCGTGCCCAGTCACGCTCCTGCTCGTAGAGCTCGCGCAGACTTTGGAGCGCACGCTGGCGGTGCAAGCCGAGCCCGACCAGCTCCTGGAACAAGCATTCGGCGCGGTCCAACAAGCCTGCGCGCATGTAGTCTTGGCCGAGCTCGAAGAGCGCATCCCCGCGCTGCTCCGCCGCGAGATTCTTACGGGCGATCAGATTCTGGTGAATGCGAATCGCTCGGTCGACCTCACCGCGGCGCCGGAAGAGACTGCCGAGGGCAAGATGGGTTTCGACGGTCTCCCCATCGACCTCGACAAGCTCGAGGAACATGTCGATGGCTTTGTCCGGCTGCTCTTCGACGAGGTAATTCAAGCCCCGCAGAAACGCGGGGTGAGGTGGCGATCCTCGAGTGCGTCGCGACGGCGTGCCGCGGCGCGCAACCCACCACCCCGAGGCTGCAGCGACGGGCAGGAGCAAAAACAGCAGCTCGATCACGGGCGCCACCGAGAATGCTGGAGGACAGGGAGACCGCCATCGACCACGCGGCGGCGACCGCTCTGATATGCTGGTTTGGGTAAACTGCTCACGCCCTAGATGATACAGGCAACCCGCCCGCCCCGCATGAGGAAGCCGAGCCGATTGGCGACCGACCCTGTGCGCCCGGGTTGGGCATCCCGCTCCGGGCCCCAATCTTCCGGGACAAGCGCATCGCCGACAGGCGCCCTTAATAGTCGGCACAACAACCAGGAGTCACGAGCGTGCAGGAATTCACCGGGAAAACCGTTGTCGTCACCGGCGCCGCGGGGAATCTGGGCCGCGCCACCGCAAGCACCTTCGCCCGCCGAGGCGCACGACTCGCCCTGATCGACCGGAACCCTGAGGCCTTGCACTCGGCGCAGAAGGCGCTGCCTGAGGGATGCGAGTCGGCCGTCTTTGCGACCGACCTGTTGGATCCTGCCGCGGTAGCGGACACGATCGCCGGCGTCAAAGACCGGTTCGGCGCGATCCATGTCGTCGCGAATATCGCCGGTGGCTTTGCCATGGGCCCCGCCATCCACGAGACGACGGATGAGCAGTGGGATTCTCTGATGGATCTGAACCTGCGCACCGTCTTTAACTGCTGCCGAGCGGCGATCCCCGAGATCCCGAGCGGGGCCGGCGGGCGCATCGTCAACATTTCAGCCAGGGCGGCCGTTCGGGGAGCCGGACATATGGGGCCCTACTGCGCCTCCAAGGCCGCCGTCATCACCCTCACCGAGAGCCTCGCCGAGGAGCTGAAACACCGGGGGATCACCGTCAACTGCGTCTTGCCCGGGACCCTCGACACCCCCGAAAACCGTTCGGCGATGCCCGACGCGGATCACGACACCTGGGTCCCCTTGGACGCACTCGCCGACGTGATCGTCTTTTTGGCCTCGGATGCCGCACGCTGCGTGACAGGCGCAGCGGTGCCTGTCTACGGACGGAGCTAAGACGCGTCGTGTACCCTGAATCAAAAGGACGCAGCCTGACCCATCACACCCGATCGGACGTCGGATCGACGCGAGTGAACGATCGGAGACGCGCGCTTCACCGCTGGGCCGCGTCGATGTGCTTCATCATGGGCTTCGGCATCCAAAGCGCCGTCGCCTTGGAGTTGGACGAGACAACCGAAGTGCTTCTGAT
This region includes:
- a CDS encoding PA3496 family putative envelope integrity protein, with amino-acid sequence MDNESSYGEDANERVPSMTGPDSRAPAANLAVRRRIEHMREIKRLRELLEDPEFDELG
- a CDS encoding cytochrome b/b6 domain-containing protein; amino-acid sequence: MNERVILVWDLPTRLFHWLLVLLVAASFVTGLQGGNLMVWHGRIGLVILGLLAFRLAWGVLGSTYARFGHFVRGPGEVIDYLRGRWRGLGHSPLAALSVLALIGLLLFQSISGLMSNDDIAFRGPLYDLVSKATSNWLTGLHRQNIWLIGGLVALHVCAVLFYTLLRKDDLIRPMIHGRKRVSGAAAKPATGGGWIALLAALAVAFTAVWIADGGLLPPPPPPPPPGSIPTW
- the dksA gene encoding RNA polymerase-binding protein DksA encodes the protein MAEANATQANTAEFEPYRQGTDEDYMSPEQEAHFREILLAWKKSLMEEVDRTVHHMQDEATNFPDPNDRATQESEFSLELRTRDRERKLIKKIDEALGRIDDHDYGFCEACGVEIGIRRLEARPTATLCIDCKTLDEIRERQRG
- the argA gene encoding amino-acid N-acetyltransferase; translation: MTPSDFDPKHPDPAHDPFVDWVRQATPYIHAHRGRTFVIVFGGEAVADPRFPDLVHDIALLHGLGIRLVLVHGARPQIEARLAGRGAQLRYVNGLRITDQTALACVKEAAGVVRVEIEALLSLGLANSPMAGVRIPVVSGNFVTARPLGVIDGVDYAHTGAVRRIDRQTLRAVLDQGAVALMPPLGYSPTGEVFNLSSADVARGAAVALGADKLIFLTEDPAGDASLEGEMRDLSQDVLGPNLLARDIDALLAASSEIPEDVAQCLRAGAEACRNGIRRVHLVRRRRGGALLRELLTPDGSGTLISAEPYEELRPARIDDVTGILELLRPLEERGVLVRRSRERLETEIDRFFLTERDGLITACAALYPYPTAGMAELACVAVHPDYRASGRGDRLLAHMENIARAGGIASLFVLTTQTAHWFRERGFEPGSLGALPMERQALYNFQRSSQVYIKTL
- a CDS encoding mechanosensitive ion channel domain-containing protein, producing the protein MLPFLLVSSMMLAGDAPAAEPTPAGSIPTAPATSSDGLPSVDQIEAKIAEVAADTALDEAGKAALTEQYRRALANLEATRTFDKQANDFAKALTTAPAETTAIRERLAQREQGASEPDEIPKDLPKEEIARRLSIVLADATAQETRVGELDKAIERNAGRPAAIRARLSDVKTALGEIDTELNQPTSADADAASVEARQWALETRRASLWAETRMLEQDLLSQSAREALNRAKREEAVLEWETLQARQRQLEELQNQRRRDEAEAAQRESERAKIAASDKHALVQEATRENAEITTSMGDLARDLDALALEIETLEAERKRVEQDFKAAQERIEAAGLSKALGQVLVERRDEIPDQRRLRGEIEDREEKIAEATLRQILYREEQRQLRDLDAYLDELTTRDPTAQAPEVREQLKEALEQRRRLITQALSVEDDYIRQLGELNYAADQLIQTAERYDDYLAERLLWVRSTLPVGIETLVTLPSAIGWLVAHEHWVEVTKVLTHAGVHSPLLWGLLLVVVVLFWKLSALRRAIRATAEPLRRIRTDRLRYTGKAIGLSLLAALPIPLLLCLIGLPLSTSINATGFTRALGSALIAASVGLYYLRAFRTLCITGGVADRHFRWSQETLQRLRREFDWFSIFIVPVALTAMVLYNDSDPAFSGSLGRLAMIVTMVGFSVFFARLLSPAKGVVKPFLAASPNGWFNRLRLIWFPVIVGAPLGLAVLALLGYVYTAGVLFESLVQQTWLALALIVLHQVIVRWLIVTRRRLALTAAVERASARRAQNEAERKETAQAPSELQVDEPEPNLAALDEQTRRLINASVFFTALLGVWLTWSDVLPALSMLERIPLWYYEGMVDGVAQPVPVTAANLGLVLLILFVATAAAKNLPALLEILLLQTESVSAGGRYAIKTLVSYGITVAAFLLAFSTLGLNWGQVQWLVAALGVGIGFGLQEIVANFISGIIILFERPVRVGDIVTIGDTTGVVTNIQIRATTIRNWDRQELLVPNKEFITGRLLNWSLTDQQNRITIPIGIEYGSDTRKALSILAQIAKQHERVLDDPAPLISFEGFGDNALTIVLRCYLNALEGRIGVATELHQAIYDRFKEEGIGMAFPQRDVHLSLREPLDIRLDPAVRDAVRAASPVRQGGS